AGAAGTATTTAACTTGGGAGTACCTGTACTTGGTATTTGTTACGGACATCAATTAATAACTCATATGCTAGGCGGAAAAGTTCAAAGTGCTGAAGATATGGGAACTAGTGAATATGGTAAGACTGAAATAACTTTAAATACAGAAGAAACTTTATTTAAAGGAATGGATAAAGAAAATATATGTTGGATGAGTCATACAGACTATGTATCAGAAGTTCCAGCAGGATTTAGAGTAACAGCACATACTGGTAAGTGTCCAGTAGCAGCTATGGCAAATGATGAAAGAAAAATCTATGGAGTACAATTACACCCAGAAGTAGAACATACTCCATTTGGATTTGATATGCTTGGAAAATTCTTATTTGATGTATGTGAATTAAAGGCAGACTGGTCTATGGCTTCTTTTGCTGAAGAAAAAATCGCAGAAATTAAGAATTTAGTTGGAGATAGAAAAGTATTATGTGCTCTTTCTGGAGGAGTTGATTCTTCAGTAGCGGCAGTATTAGTACACAAAGCTATAGGACATCAATTAACTTGTGTATTTGTTGACCATGGTCTTTTAAGAAAAGATGAAGGTGATCAAGTTGAAGAAATCTTTAAGAATCAATTTGATATGAATCTTATAAGAGTTAATGCACAAGAAAGATTCCTTGGAAAACTTAAAGGCGTTTCAGATCCAGAAAAGAAGAGAAAAATTATCGGTGAAGAATTTATAAGAGTTTTTGAAGAAGAAGCTAATAAGCTTGGAGAAATTGATTTCTTAGTACAAGGAACAATTTATCCAGATATCGTTGAAAGTGGAACAGCTACTTCAGCGACAATTAAGAGTCACCATAACGTTGGTGGGCTTCCAGAAGATATGGAATTTGAACTTATTGAACCTTTAAGAGAATTATTTAAAGATGAAGTAAGAGCAGTTGGAGAAGAACTTGGAATTCCACATCACTTAGTATGGAGACAGCCATTCCCAGGACCAGGTCTTGCTATAAGAGTTCTTGGTGAAGTTACAGAAGAAAAACTAGAAATCGTAAGAGAAGCTGATGCAATCTTTAGAGAAGAAATAGCTAACGCTGGACTTGAAGGATCAATATGGCAATACTTTGCTTGTCTACCAAACATTCAATCTGTTGGAGTTATGGGTGATGAAAGAACATACTGCCATGCAGTAGGATTAAGAGCTGTAACATCTTCTGATGCTATGACTTCAGAATGGGCAAGAATACCATATGAAGTATTAGACTTAGTATCAAGAAGAATTGTAAATGAAGTTCAAGGTGTAAATAGAATTATTTATGATATAACAAGTAAACCACCAGCTACTATTGAGTGGGAATAGTTGATATAAGTTAATAAATGGCTTAATACCGGTATTTATCTGGGGTTAATGTAGAAATTCTGCATTAACCCCATTTCTTATTTTTATTTGCTTTATATTGTAAGTGTATTATGAGGATATGAAAATTATAGAGTATGAATACATATAGAAGTGCAATAGAAATCTTATTATTTTTATCTGTTCTAGCATTTGGTGTACTAATTGATGAAATTAAAATAGAAAAAGTCTTGACTTGGAGTTAACTCTAGAATGTAAAATAGAGACAATTAAAGAAGTATATGAAGTATTTGATATTATACTAGATACTTATAATTGTAAAGAAAAAAGAAGAAAAAGGGGTAATAAGAAGATGTATTTAGAGAAAATAAACGGACCTGAAGATGTAAAAGTATTGTCTAGAGAAGAATTAAAGCTATTGTCAGGAGAAATCAGAGATGCTCTTATGAATAGATTAAGCAAGAGAGGAGGACATTTTGGTCCTAATTTTGGTATGGTAGAGGCTACAATTGCATTACATTATGTATTTGAGTCTCCAAAAGATAAGTTTGTATTTGATGTATCTCACCAGAGTTATCCTCACAAAATGCTTACAGGTAGAAAAGATGCATATCTGTATGAAGAACATTTCACAGATGTATCAGGTTATACAAATCCAGAAGAAAGTGATCATGATTTCTTTAATGTAGGTCATACATCTACTTCAGTAAGTCTTGCCTCTGGTCTTGCAAAGGCTAGAGATTTAAAGGGAGATAAAGAAAATATAATTGCAATCCTTGGAGATGGTTCTTTAAGTGGTGGCGAAGCTTTAGAAGGAGTGAATTTTATTTCCGAGTTAGAGAGTAATTTTATTCTTATCTTTAATGATAATGATATGTCTATTGCAGAAAATCATGGTGGATTATATAAAAATCTTAAAGAACTGAGAGAAAGCAATGGTACCTGCGAATGTAATATTTTTAAGGCAATGGGTCTTGATTATGTATATGTAGATGATGGCAATGATCTGGAGAAATTAATAGAGGCTTTTTATCAAGTAAAGGATATAGATCATCCAATTGTGGTGCATATTAATACACAAAAGGGAAAAGGCTACAAACTTGCAGAGGATAATAAAGAACAGTGGCACTGGTGCATGCCTTTTGATGTGGAAACTGGCAAATCTAACTTTGTAATGGAAGGAGAAAATTATGCAACCATGACCTGTGATTTTCTTATGAAAAAGATGAAAGCAGATCCAAAGGTGACTACGATTGTTGCAGCTGTTCCAACGAATATTGGGTTCACAGAAGACAAGCGTAAGGAAGCTGGGAAACAGTTTGTAGATGTAGGGATAGCAGAGGAACATGCTATTGCATTTGCATCTGGTATTGCAAAAAATGGTGGAAAGCCAGTCTTTGCAACACATTCTAGTTTTATGCAAAGAACCTATGATCAATTGTCACAGGATTTATGTGTAAATGGTAATGCCGCAACAATTATCGTTAATACTGCTTCTATTTATGGAATGAATGATGTTACGCATTTAGGAATCTACGATATTGCAATGATGGCTAACATTCCGAATCTTGTATATTTAGCACCAACCAATAGTGAAGAATATTTTGCAATGCTTGATTGGAGTATTGAGCAGAATCAGTATCCTGTTGCGATTCGTACTCCATGTAACGGTGTTATTCACGCTGATGGATTAAAAGTAGATATAGATTATAGTAGATTGAATCAGTATCAAGTGAATAGAGAAGGAAGCGAAATTGCTATTCTTGCCCTTGGAGATTTTTATCAGATTGGAGAAGAAGTTGCAAAGGCAATTGAAGAAAAGAGTGGTATAGCACCAACTTTGATTAATCCAAGATATATTACAGGACTTGATGTAGAACTTTTAGAAAAACTACAGGCTAATCACATGAAAGTAATTACATTAGAAGATGGTATTTTAGATGGTGGTTTTGGAGAGAAGATTGCACGTTATTTTGGACCAACAGATGTAAAAGTGTATAACTATGGTTTGAAAAAAGAATTCATTGACCGCTATGTTGTAGAAGATGTATTGAAAGAAAACCACTTAACTCCAGAGCAGATTTTAGAAGATATTGGAGTATAATTAGATTGGAGGATATAAGAAGATGAAAGTATTAATGATAAATGGAAGTCCACGTATAAATGGAAATACATCTATTGCTTTAAAGGAAATGGAGAATGTATTTACAGAAATAGGGATTGAGGTGGAAGTTGTTCAAATAGGACAAAAAGATGTAAGAGGATGTATTGCTTGTGGCACTTGTGCTACAAGAGGAGTTTGTGTATTTGATGATGTGGTTAATGAACTTGCACCCAAATTTGAAGCTTGTGATGGTCTTGTAATTGCTAGTCCTGTTTATTATGCATCAGCAAATGCCACATTGATTGCCTGTCTTGATCGTTTATTCTACAGCACTCATTTTGATAAAACTATGAAAGTAGGAGCAAGTGTTGCAGTGGCAAGACGTGGAGGATGCTCTTCAACATTTGATGAATTAAATAAATACTTTACTATAACAGGAATGCCAGTTGCATCTAGCCAGTATTGGAATAGTGTTCATGGGCGTGAAGCAGGGCAGGCATCAATGGATGAAGAGGGGTTACAGACTATGCGTACTCTAGCACGAAATATGGCATTTTTAATGAAGAGTATTGCATTAGGTAAAGAAAAATATGGATTGCCAGAAGTGGAAAATCATATTTTTACACATTTCATACGATAGATTAATTGTGATAGAAAACGAAAAATGTTTTTAAAGGGAAAGCCTTTGCAATATGTTTATATGAATATATTACAAGGGCTTATTTTTATTAAGTATATTTTATTAAGTATGATTAACTATGCATTGGTGTTTCAGATACGGTAATATGTAGACATTTCAAAAGCAAGAAAAAATTTTTTTATACTATTGTTGAAAGCTGAGATAGAACAAATTATATTTTGTAAAAACAGTAGAAGCAGTATTAAATTATATGGAATTAAGGGGATTAGAGTATATAGTATGGATTTTGTTTGGAATTATGAGTAAAAATGAAATTATAATTTATAAGTAAATATAGTATAATATTTACATACAACTTTTTAAATTTATAGTTGAAGTAAGTAATAAATTAAGGGGGCGCAAATGGAAAAATTCAGGGGTAAAAGTAAAAAAGGAAGTGTTTTAAGTAAAATTCTTATAACAATAGCTGTAATATTTATAGTTATTGTTGCAGTAAGTATATTGGCTTTATATAAGTATAGAAATGAAATATCGGAACTTTTAACAGTAGTAGAAGAACGAGAAGTATATTCAGAAGAGGTAGTAGAAAAATTTATAAGTGAAGTTATTGATACTAAGCAGAATAAGGAGATATTTTTTAATAATCCAGGAATAACAGAAGAGGAGTTTAAGAGTTCATGGAATGGTTTCATGGAGAAGGATCCAAAGATAAATTATTATCTTAAAGATTGTACATATAATTACTATGTTAAAGATAGTGGAATATATATTGAGACTACATTTAATTTTAAAGATGACAGAATACCATTTAAAGATATGTATGTTGTGAACAATGAAAAAGACACTATGAAATATATTATTGATACTGTAGAGACAGGGACAGAAACAATGACGGTATATGTAAAAGATAATATTATTCCTTTTGATGATCTACAAACATTATTTGAGACAGCTCCATGGAATGATTGTGAAGATGTGGTATTAACATCAGTAGAGAGAATGTATCTAACTTATGGCGATGTTGATAGTGGCGAATATATTTTAGAAGTTACTGTTGAAGATATAAGTAATGATAATGCAGCAAAAGCTAAAGAAGAAGTGTCAAAATCATTAGATGATATTGTTGCAAAATTAAATATTGATGGAAAAAGTGATAAGGAAAAATATAGAGAGATATACAAGGTACTTTGTAAAGATGTCATTTATGATGATGATATGGCAGATGTAATAACTAATGAAAATTTAGAGTCAGAATTAAATCTTTATAGACAGACTTATGGAGCTTTAGTAAGAGAAAAAACTGTATGTACAGGATATGCTACTGCTTTTAAGGCTATATGTGATAGAGTCAATTTGCCATGTTGGGTTATATTTGGAACTGCTGATGGAGAAGAACATGCATGGAATTCAGTAATATTGGATGGAGAAGTAAAGTATGTGGATGCTACCTGGGGTGATCAAGATTATGGTGTAGAATATGAGTATTTTCTTATGTCTAAAGGTAGTGCTGAAGTAAATAGTAGGACTATTGATGATGATTATTATATTCCAGAAGAATTTCAATAGTGAGAAGGGGATGCTTAGTATAGGCATTCTCCTTTTTTATACAATTAAATACTATTTAACTTAAGAAATATGATAAAAGTTGTAAAAATAGTTTATTGATACTTTAAAGTAAAAAATATATAATAATATAAAGAAATGCAACTAAATTTTCTAGGTGAGGGAAAACATGAGAATAAACTTAAAATTAGAAGAAGAGTTTACTAAAGAAAAGTTAGTAAATACGTTGATATACTTATTATTATGGATGTTACCTTTTTTTATAGTGACGAAAGAATCAGGAAAAGGTATAGAATTTGGTAAAGGGATATTTTTGATTGTAATATCAATTATTAGTTTAACTATCATTGTAAAAGAGAAAAAGATAAAGATGGATTTAATATCTAAAATAGCGTTGATATATTTAGCACTGGTTAGTATATCAACAGTATTTTCTATGGATATAAAACAATCTATAGTAGGTGCCCATGGAAGATATGAAGGTTTAATAATGATATCAGTTTATGTAGTATTATTTTTTGCCGCAAAAAATTATTTTTCTATAGATAAAAAAGCATTAAATATGACATTAGCATTAGTAACTATATTAGCAATATTATCATTGATACAATTTTATGGTTTTGACCCTATCTGGGGACAAAAATCTTATTTTGGAAAAGAACTAACGGAAGGAATAAAAAAGGGGTTAAGTGATGAAATACTTTTTCCAAAATACCTAGCTACTATCGGAAATAGGAATTTTGTCTCTACATATTTTTCTATATTTTTGCCAGTAACTATTGGGGGATATATTTTTTATAAAAATAAATATTGCTTCATAGCATCATTATTTATATATGGTGCATTACTTTGTACATTAACGAGAAGTGGATATGTAGGTTTTATATTTGCTGGAATTATACTTTTAACTCTACTAATAAAAGAGAAAAATAAAGAACATTTTAAAAGATTAGCTATGTTAGCTTTAGCATTTATAATGATATTTGGATTTATAAATTTTACATCTAAAGGTGCAGTTGCAAATAGATTAGGATTGTTAGGTAAAGATGTTACATCATTTAGTGAAAAATCTGGATCAAGTAGAATAGGAATATGGAAATTAGTAATAAAGGTTATAGAAGAAAAGCCGATTTTAGGAACAGGCCCTGATACTATAGATAAAGCATTGCCAGCGATATGTGGTGATGATTATAAGGAATTAGGATTTATTGTAGACAAAGCACATAATGAATTTTTGCAGATAGCAGCAACTATGGGAATACCTACATTAATCATTTATCTAATATTTTTATTATTGATTTTAAAGAATATAATAAAGAATATTAGACAGGATCAGTATAAAATTTTACTTTTAGTATTCGTAGCATTTATTACACAAAGTTTTTTCAATATAAGTATAATATCTGTGGCATCAGTAGTGTGGATATTTTTCGGAGTAATGAGTAAAGAAAAATTCTGTTAAGGAGGAATTAATATAAAAAAAATATATATCTATAAAATTATAGCTATAGTTATTACAATAATTTTTAGTGTTAATTTTATAGGCTGCGGTGGTGCTAAAGAAGAAAAGTTAAATCCTGTACA
Above is a genomic segment from Clostridium bornimense containing:
- the guaA gene encoding glutamine-hydrolyzing GMP synthase codes for the protein MERQLVLVIDFGGQYNQLIARRVREHNVYCEIVPYTYTAEKIKEKNPRGIILTGGPNSVYGEDTPKLDPEVFNLGVPVLGICYGHQLITHMLGGKVQSAEDMGTSEYGKTEITLNTEETLFKGMDKENICWMSHTDYVSEVPAGFRVTAHTGKCPVAAMANDERKIYGVQLHPEVEHTPFGFDMLGKFLFDVCELKADWSMASFAEEKIAEIKNLVGDRKVLCALSGGVDSSVAAVLVHKAIGHQLTCVFVDHGLLRKDEGDQVEEIFKNQFDMNLIRVNAQERFLGKLKGVSDPEKKRKIIGEEFIRVFEEEANKLGEIDFLVQGTIYPDIVESGTATSATIKSHHNVGGLPEDMEFELIEPLRELFKDEVRAVGEELGIPHHLVWRQPFPGPGLAIRVLGEVTEEKLEIVREADAIFREEIANAGLEGSIWQYFACLPNIQSVGVMGDERTYCHAVGLRAVTSSDAMTSEWARIPYEVLDLVSRRIVNEVQGVNRIIYDITSKPPATIEWE
- a CDS encoding 1-deoxy-D-xylulose-5-phosphate synthase, whose product is MYLEKINGPEDVKVLSREELKLLSGEIRDALMNRLSKRGGHFGPNFGMVEATIALHYVFESPKDKFVFDVSHQSYPHKMLTGRKDAYLYEEHFTDVSGYTNPEESDHDFFNVGHTSTSVSLASGLAKARDLKGDKENIIAILGDGSLSGGEALEGVNFISELESNFILIFNDNDMSIAENHGGLYKNLKELRESNGTCECNIFKAMGLDYVYVDDGNDLEKLIEAFYQVKDIDHPIVVHINTQKGKGYKLAEDNKEQWHWCMPFDVETGKSNFVMEGENYATMTCDFLMKKMKADPKVTTIVAAVPTNIGFTEDKRKEAGKQFVDVGIAEEHAIAFASGIAKNGGKPVFATHSSFMQRTYDQLSQDLCVNGNAATIIVNTASIYGMNDVTHLGIYDIAMMANIPNLVYLAPTNSEEYFAMLDWSIEQNQYPVAIRTPCNGVIHADGLKVDIDYSRLNQYQVNREGSEIAILALGDFYQIGEEVAKAIEEKSGIAPTLINPRYITGLDVELLEKLQANHMKVITLEDGILDGGFGEKIARYFGPTDVKVYNYGLKKEFIDRYVVEDVLKENHLTPEQILEDIGV
- a CDS encoding flavodoxin family protein, producing MKVLMINGSPRINGNTSIALKEMENVFTEIGIEVEVVQIGQKDVRGCIACGTCATRGVCVFDDVVNELAPKFEACDGLVIASPVYYASANATLIACLDRLFYSTHFDKTMKVGASVAVARRGGCSSTFDELNKYFTITGMPVASSQYWNSVHGREAGQASMDEEGLQTMRTLARNMAFLMKSIALGKEKYGLPEVENHIFTHFIR
- a CDS encoding transglutaminase domain-containing protein, whose amino-acid sequence is MEKFRGKSKKGSVLSKILITIAVIFIVIVAVSILALYKYRNEISELLTVVEEREVYSEEVVEKFISEVIDTKQNKEIFFNNPGITEEEFKSSWNGFMEKDPKINYYLKDCTYNYYVKDSGIYIETTFNFKDDRIPFKDMYVVNNEKDTMKYIIDTVETGTETMTVYVKDNIIPFDDLQTLFETAPWNDCEDVVLTSVERMYLTYGDVDSGEYILEVTVEDISNDNAAKAKEEVSKSLDDIVAKLNIDGKSDKEKYREIYKVLCKDVIYDDDMADVITNENLESELNLYRQTYGALVREKTVCTGYATAFKAICDRVNLPCWVIFGTADGEEHAWNSVILDGEVKYVDATWGDQDYGVEYEYFLMSKGSAEVNSRTIDDDYYIPEEFQ
- a CDS encoding O-antigen ligase family protein, with amino-acid sequence MRINLKLEEEFTKEKLVNTLIYLLLWMLPFFIVTKESGKGIEFGKGIFLIVISIISLTIIVKEKKIKMDLISKIALIYLALVSISTVFSMDIKQSIVGAHGRYEGLIMISVYVVLFFAAKNYFSIDKKALNMTLALVTILAILSLIQFYGFDPIWGQKSYFGKELTEGIKKGLSDEILFPKYLATIGNRNFVSTYFSIFLPVTIGGYIFYKNKYCFIASLFIYGALLCTLTRSGYVGFIFAGIILLTLLIKEKNKEHFKRLAMLALAFIMIFGFINFTSKGAVANRLGLLGKDVTSFSEKSGSSRIGIWKLVIKVIEEKPILGTGPDTIDKALPAICGDDYKELGFIVDKAHNEFLQIAATMGIPTLIIYLIFLLLILKNIIKNIRQDQYKILLLVFVAFITQSFFNISIISVASVVWIFFGVMSKEKFC